A stretch of DNA from bacterium:
CTCGACCCGACGGATGGGGAAGCGCCTGTGGGGACCGTCGTGCTCGGGATGCCCGTGCCGCGCGACAACCTGCCGTGCGGGAACATCGACCGCGTCGGAATCACGAGCACGCCGGTCGTCGATCGGGGGGCCGGCACGCTCTATGTGACCGGCCTCACTACGCCCAACGCAGACCGCACCAAGACCTACAAAATCGCCAGCACAACTGACTTCCCGGCTCCGCCGGTCTGTCACTCTACCAACCAACTCGTTCCCGCCCGCCGGCGAGCCGAGGTCAGTCATCGGCGGGGATACAATGCAAAGACGAGATCGCCGGGATTGACTGAGATGAACTGTCGTATCGCCGCCACCAATCCGGCGTGGGGGGCCTGTATCTCCGCCAGTCGCTCGCCGTGAAGATTCGTAATCGACGCCAGGATCGTCCCCGCTTCCACGTACTCGCCCAGCCGGACATTAAGGCGGAGCATCCCGCCCGCCGGCGCGTGGAGGAGCCCGCGGCCGAGTACCTCCACCTCCGGGTTGGGCGACGCATCACCGTCCAGAATGCCGAGGTGCCGGAGCAGACGGGTCAGGTGATCGACGTAAGCCGCGCGGTTCTCGGAAGTCGACATCCCCTGGCCGCCGATCTCGGCTTCCAGCACGGGGACCCCGCGATCCGCCGCCGTCACTCCGAGAACGCCCGGCTGCCAGCCCCCTCCACGAATACGCGTGAAGCCCGCGGCCACCGCCGCCTCCCAACTCCGTCGAGAAACGGCGTCACCGCCGTCCGGCACCTCCACGTGGGGCACGACCATCCCGGTCGCGTACCAGCTGTGCAACGTGAAGACAAGATCCGCCCCGGTGAGGACGTCGTTCACCAGGCGATAGGCGAGCCGCTCTGAAGGCGTCCCGTCGGGCCTGCCCGGGAATGTTCGATTGAGGTCGAGACCATCCACAGGGCTGCGCCGTTGGTGGGCCGCAAAGGCGGGCGGATTGGCGACCGGCACCAACACGACCGCACCGCGTAGCGTGACCGGGTCACACTGCTCGGCAAAGTCCAGCAGCGCCAGCATGCCCTCGGGCTCATCCCCGTGCACGCCGGCAATTGCGACAAGGCGAGGACGGGGGCGCGACCCGATGACCACTTTCACGGGGACCGTCAACCACGAGCCGTCGGCCAGCGGCACCACGGCGAGATCAAACGAATGCCGGGACGCCAGCGGCAGGCGCTCGACGTCGACCCACTCGGTAAGACGCGTCACCATGCGGCACCGCCCCTCCTCCCGAGACGGCGAGCCTTACCGTCCCTACTGGAGACGCGTCGGCGGACGCGCCCGTCTAGCCGGTCCGCCTCCAGTCCGCTACGTTGGGCGTCGCGTTGTCAAAGGGACTGAGATTGTGTCCAGTATACAGATTGCGCGCCCGGGCGGCCACGGTCCGCCGGTCGATGATTGGGATCTCGATGGCCTGATTCACGACGAGATCGTTCATCTCGACCCACAACGCCGCGTTCTTCTCTGGATCGAGCTCAACGAGCGCTTGCTCGTAGAGCCGGTTGTACTCAGCGCTCTGCCAGCGCGTAACAGCCTGGCCCGACCAGTTGTTTTCTCGCTGGGGGATCGTCTTCGCAGGATCGCCGCTGTAAAACTGCGACATGTAGAGGCTCGGGAAGAGCGAGAAGTTCTGCGTGTACATCTCGACGTCGCTGTAGAAGTGCAGGAACGTGTCCTTGTTGCCCGGCGCGGTGCTGAAGAAAACACTCGAATCGATCGCCTGAATGTTAACGCCGACGCCGATCTTTTCCCACCCCGCCTTGACGATTTCCTGTTCTTTTTGCCGGAGGGTGTTGACGCTCGTCACAAACGCCACTTGGAGGCGGACGCCGCCCTTGGTGCGCACGCCGTCCGTGCCACGCGTCCAGCCGGCTTCGTCGAGCAGCCGGTTGGCCTGCGCAATGTCAAAGACGAGCTTCGTATTCTTCGAAGCGTAGCGGGTGGGCGTCGTCAGGACGTTGGGCGTCGCGGCCCCTTCCGCCCCGTAGAGTTGTTTCGCGATCGTCTGCTTGTCAACCGCCAGCGCGAGCGCCTGCCTGACGTGCACGTCGGTGAGAAACGGATGCGGCGCCCCGGCATAGGATCGCTGCCCGTCGACCTCTCTATTTGGATCCGACAGGTTGCAGTAGATGGCCTCGACCCCGGCGCCGGGGATGGTCTCCACGACCCCCTTGCCGGCGCGCTCCATGTTTGCCAGCACGGGCCATTCGACCTGAAGATTGATTGCGAAGTCGTACTCCCCGGTCTCCAGCACGGCACGGGCCGCGGACGCTGCGTCTCCGCCGCCCTTGAATTGCACCTGGCTAAACGACGGCTTCGTCGGCTCTCGGTACAGTTCGTTGATCGAGTACGTGATGTGGTCTCCCGGCGCGAAGTCGTCGACCTTGTACGGACCGGTGCCGAAACATTTCAGGTTGAAAGGCGCGCGGCGCGAGGTCGGTCCCACGTAGTCGGCAAGCACGTGCTCCGGAAGGATAAGGCCCTTGTCGCCAACGAACGGCAGGAACCACGCGGGCGTGGGACGATTGAATGTGATCCGGACGGTATAGGGATCGGGCGCTTCGACCTTCTCGATGCCGTCGTAGACAGCGTACCACGTGGCCCCGGTCTGTTTGTTCGAGATGAACCGGTAGGTGAAGACCACATCCCGCGCCGTAAGCGGTCGTCCGTCGGCCCACTTCACTCCACGCTTCAACCGGTACGTCACCGATCGTCCGTCCGGCGACAGCCCTCCGTTCGTCCTGCTCGGCACCGCGGTGGCAAGGACGGGAGTGAATACACCGGCCGCGTCCACGGTCAGGAGCGGCTCCAGGCAGAGCCGCGCCGCCTGAAGGTCCTGGTTCGATGCGGTTAGGTGCGGATTCAGAATGGTCGGGGCCTGCCAGTAGAGGATTCTGAGGATTCCGCCCGTCCCCCGGACCCCGGCCGCGGCCCGCGCCGGTTGAAGGTCGATCGCCGCCAGAGCAGCCGACAATCCCGCCGCCGAAAGTCCGATGCCCAGCAGCCGCACAATCGCCTCACGCCGACTGAGCCGCCCGACACGAACGTCTTCGATCAAGATCATGACGTCGCGTTGTCCGTT
This window harbors:
- a CDS encoding succinylglutamate desuccinylase/aspartoacylase family protein; this translates as MVTRLTEWVDVERLPLASRHSFDLAVVPLADGSWLTVPVKVVIGSRPRPRLVAIAGVHGDEPEGMLALLDFAEQCDPVTLRGAVVLVPVANPPAFAAHQRRSPVDGLDLNRTFPGRPDGTPSERLAYRLVNDVLTGADLVFTLHSWYATGMVVPHVEVPDGGDAVSRRSWEAAVAAGFTRIRGGGWQPGVLGVTAADRGVPVLEAEIGGQGMSTSENRAAYVDHLTRLLRHLGILDGDASPNPEVEVLGRGLLHAPAGGMLRLNVRLGEYVEAGTILASITNLHGERLAEIQAPHAGLVAAIRQFISVNPGDLVFALYPRR
- a CDS encoding peptide ABC transporter substrate-binding protein — protein: MGGDAKIKNGQRDVMILIEDVRVGRLSRREAIVRLLGIGLSAAGLSAALAAIDLQPARAAAGVRGTGGILRILYWQAPTILNPHLTASNQDLQAARLCLEPLLTVDAAGVFTPVLATAVPSRTNGGLSPDGRSVTYRLKRGVKWADGRPLTARDVVFTYRFISNKQTGATWYAVYDGIEKVEAPDPYTVRITFNRPTPAWFLPFVGDKGLILPEHVLADYVGPTSRRAPFNLKCFGTGPYKVDDFAPGDHITYSINELYREPTKPSFSQVQFKGGGDAASAARAVLETGEYDFAINLQVEWPVLANMERAGKGVVETIPGAGVEAIYCNLSDPNREVDGQRSYAGAPHPFLTDVHVRQALALAVDKQTIAKQLYGAEGAATPNVLTTPTRYASKNTKLVFDIAQANRLLDEAGWTRGTDGVRTKGGVRLQVAFVTSVNTLRQKEQEIVKAGWEKIGVGVNIQAIDSSVFFSTAPGNKDTFLHFYSDVEMYTQNFSLFPSLYMSQFYSGDPAKTIPQRENNWSGQAVTRWQSAEYNRLYEQALVELDPEKNAALWVEMNDLVVNQAIEIPIIDRRTVAARARNLYTGHNLSPFDNATPNVADWRRTG